In one Curtobacterium citreum genomic region, the following are encoded:
- the proP gene encoding glycine betaine/L-proline transporter ProP: MAPHEARNQQGDRPLRTKAAAKRARRKLTEDDVTVVEESLLKRAVAAAALGNAMEWFDFGIFAYLTVTISKVFLPEGDPTSNLVATFGFFAAAFIVRPIGGAVFGPIGDKIGRQKVLALTMILMAAGTLMIGLIPSYSTIGFWAPVLLLVARFVQGFSTGGEYGGAATFIAEYSPDKRRGFMGSWLEFGTLAGYVLGASIVTVLQYAMPEDALLSWGWRIPFIVAGPLGLIGLYLRLKLEETPAFQKQQEQAAERESQKTPFLKLFAENWRSLIVCIGLVLVFNVTDYMLLSYMPTYLETNLGQNATFGLILIVIVMILMMVVITFGGRLSDRFGRRPVLAAGCIGFLVLSWPALKLVQTGTGVGVFTGLLLLGLVLVTFTSTMPSTLPALFPTIIRYGALAIAFNVSVSLFGGTTPLATQALIAGAKDAGLSWAEDIPAFYLMAAAVIGLVAVYFTKETAATPLMGSGPTVAHEDEIADVIKDYNDPTSELAQSDWAKDFSTSEIPIISGDAPKPGKDKETTGA, encoded by the coding sequence TTGGCACCGCACGAAGCACGGAACCAGCAGGGCGACCGCCCGCTGCGCACGAAGGCCGCCGCGAAGCGCGCGCGACGCAAGCTGACCGAGGACGACGTCACCGTCGTCGAGGAGTCACTGCTCAAGCGCGCGGTCGCCGCCGCCGCACTCGGCAATGCGATGGAGTGGTTCGACTTCGGCATCTTCGCGTACCTCACGGTCACGATCTCGAAGGTGTTCCTGCCCGAGGGCGACCCCACCTCGAACCTCGTCGCGACGTTCGGCTTCTTCGCCGCGGCGTTCATCGTCCGCCCGATCGGTGGCGCGGTGTTCGGCCCGATCGGCGACAAGATCGGCCGGCAGAAGGTCCTCGCGCTGACGATGATCCTGATGGCCGCCGGCACGCTCATGATCGGCCTCATCCCGTCGTACTCGACGATCGGCTTCTGGGCCCCGGTCCTGCTGCTCGTCGCGCGCTTCGTGCAGGGCTTCTCGACCGGTGGTGAGTACGGCGGCGCCGCGACCTTCATCGCCGAGTACTCGCCGGACAAGCGCCGCGGGTTCATGGGCTCGTGGCTGGAGTTCGGCACGCTGGCCGGCTACGTCCTCGGTGCGTCGATCGTCACCGTCCTGCAGTACGCCATGCCCGAGGACGCGCTCCTCAGCTGGGGGTGGCGCATCCCGTTCATCGTCGCCGGCCCGCTCGGCCTGATCGGGCTCTACCTGCGCCTGAAGCTCGAGGAGACCCCCGCCTTCCAGAAGCAGCAGGAGCAGGCAGCCGAGCGCGAGTCGCAGAAGACGCCGTTCCTCAAGCTGTTCGCCGAGAACTGGCGCTCGCTCATCGTGTGCATCGGCCTCGTGCTCGTCTTCAACGTGACCGACTACATGCTGCTGTCGTACATGCCGACGTACCTCGAGACGAACCTCGGCCAGAACGCGACGTTCGGCCTGATCCTGATCGTCATCGTGATGATCCTGATGATGGTCGTCATCACGTTCGGCGGTCGGCTGTCCGACAGGTTCGGTCGTCGTCCGGTCCTCGCCGCGGGCTGCATCGGCTTCCTCGTGCTGTCCTGGCCGGCGCTCAAGCTCGTCCAGACCGGCACCGGTGTCGGCGTCTTCACGGGTCTGCTGCTCCTCGGCCTGGTCCTGGTGACCTTCACCTCGACCATGCCGTCGACGCTCCCCGCGCTGTTCCCGACGATCATCCGCTACGGCGCCCTGGCGATCGCGTTCAACGTGTCCGTCTCGCTGTTCGGCGGCACCACCCCGCTCGCGACGCAGGCGCTCATCGCCGGTGCGAAGGACGCGGGCCTGTCGTGGGCCGAGGACATCCCGGCCTTCTACCTGATGGCCGCGGCCGTGATCGGCCTCGTCGCGGTGTACTTCACCAAGGAGACCGCCGCGACCCCGCTGATGGGCTCGGGCCCGACGGTCGCGCACGAGGACGAGATCGCCGACGTCATCAAGGACTACAACGACCCGACCTCGGAGCTCGCGCAGTCCGACTGGGCGAAGGACTTCTCGACGAGCGAGATCCCGATCATCTCGGGTGACGCCCCGAAGCCGGGGAAGGACAAGGAGACGACGGGCGCGTAG
- the valS gene encoding valine--tRNA ligase, protein MPEKPTVDGLEQVWGPVWEQDGTYRFDRDSATKDAVYSIDTPPPTASGSLHIGHVFSYTHTDLKARYERMRGKHVFYPMGWDDNGLPTERRVQNYYGVRCDPQLPYDPAFVPPFEGGDDKSSKAADQLPISRRNFIELCERLTVQDEQQFEHLFRTLGLSVDWTQSYRTIDDTSRASAQRAFLRNLERGEAYQADAPTLWDVTFRTAVAQAELEDKEMPGAYHGLAFHRTDGGEDVVIQTTRPELLPACVALVAHPDDERFQDLFGKTVRSPLFDVEVPVLAHHLAQQDKGAGIAMVCTFGDTTDVVWWRELQLPNRAIIGFDGRVRSDEPTWIESARGKELYAEMAGKTVFSAKKVLVDALTESGELVGDVKTINHPVKFFEKGDKPLEIVSTRQWYIVNGARDEHLKTTLRQRGEEIAFHPDFMRVRYDNWVGGLSGDWLISRQRFFGVPLPVWYPLDADGNPVYDQPIVPTEAQLPVDPASEPAPGYDESQRGVAGGFQGELDVMDTWATSSLTPQLAGKWETDPALYDLVFPYDVRPQAQDIIRTWLFTTVLRSQLEADVAPWKHASISGFIVDPDRKKMSKSKGNVVTPLSILEQHGADAVRYWAASSKLGTDAAFDPQNPKQIKVGRRLAIKVLNAAKFVYGFPLPEGATSVTEALDVDMLAELGAVVDQATAAFDGFDHARALEVTERFFWTFCDDYLELVKERAYGTASDATHETQASAVLALRAAIDALLRLLAPFLPFATEEVWAWTHETSVHRSSWPTRAELPTQAEPTGLLGAVGQALIGIRGAKTAAKASQKTPVTRAVIAAPAEQRALIERAAVDLAAVGRIENLSFTDGDELAVTEIELAEQQA, encoded by the coding sequence ATGCCCGAGAAGCCCACCGTCGACGGACTCGAGCAGGTCTGGGGTCCGGTCTGGGAGCAGGACGGCACCTACCGGTTCGACCGCGACAGCGCGACCAAGGACGCGGTGTACTCGATCGACACCCCGCCGCCGACCGCCTCCGGTTCGCTGCACATCGGCCACGTGTTCTCGTACACGCACACCGACCTCAAGGCCCGGTACGAGCGGATGCGCGGCAAGCACGTCTTCTACCCGATGGGCTGGGACGACAACGGACTGCCGACCGAGCGTCGGGTGCAGAACTACTACGGCGTCCGCTGCGACCCGCAGCTCCCCTACGACCCCGCGTTCGTCCCGCCGTTCGAGGGCGGCGACGACAAGTCGTCGAAGGCCGCCGACCAGCTACCCATCTCGCGCCGCAACTTCATCGAGCTGTGCGAGCGTCTGACGGTCCAGGACGAGCAGCAGTTCGAGCACCTGTTCCGCACCCTGGGTCTGTCGGTCGACTGGACGCAGTCGTACCGGACGATCGACGACACGTCGCGTGCGAGCGCCCAGCGCGCCTTCCTCCGCAACCTCGAGCGCGGCGAGGCCTACCAGGCCGACGCCCCGACGCTCTGGGACGTCACCTTCCGCACCGCGGTCGCACAGGCCGAGCTCGAGGACAAGGAGATGCCCGGCGCGTACCACGGCCTGGCCTTCCACCGCACCGACGGCGGCGAGGACGTCGTGATCCAGACCACCCGACCGGAGCTGCTCCCCGCGTGCGTCGCCCTCGTCGCACACCCGGACGACGAGCGCTTCCAGGACCTGTTCGGCAAAACCGTCCGCTCCCCCCTGTTCGACGTCGAGGTCCCGGTGCTCGCACACCACCTCGCGCAGCAGGACAAGGGCGCCGGCATCGCGATGGTCTGCACCTTCGGCGACACCACCGACGTCGTGTGGTGGCGCGAGCTGCAGCTGCCGAACCGCGCGATCATCGGCTTCGACGGTCGCGTCCGCTCCGACGAGCCCACCTGGATCGAGAGCGCCCGCGGCAAGGAGCTCTACGCCGAGATGGCCGGCAAGACGGTGTTCTCCGCCAAGAAGGTCCTCGTCGACGCCCTCACCGAGTCCGGTGAGCTGGTCGGCGACGTCAAGACCATCAACCACCCGGTGAAGTTCTTCGAGAAGGGCGACAAGCCGCTCGAGATCGTCTCCACCCGCCAGTGGTACATCGTGAACGGCGCGCGCGACGAGCATCTCAAGACCACGCTCCGCCAGCGCGGCGAGGAGATCGCGTTCCACCCGGACTTCATGCGGGTCCGCTACGACAACTGGGTCGGCGGCCTGTCCGGTGACTGGCTCATCTCGCGCCAGCGCTTCTTCGGCGTGCCGCTGCCGGTCTGGTACCCGCTCGACGCGGACGGCAACCCGGTCTACGACCAGCCGATCGTGCCGACCGAGGCGCAGCTGCCGGTCGACCCCGCGTCCGAGCCGGCTCCCGGCTACGACGAGTCGCAGCGCGGCGTCGCCGGTGGGTTCCAGGGCGAGCTCGACGTCATGGACACCTGGGCGACCTCGTCGCTGACCCCGCAGCTCGCCGGCAAGTGGGAGACCGACCCGGCGCTGTACGACCTGGTGTTCCCGTACGACGTCCGCCCCCAGGCGCAGGACATCATCCGCACGTGGCTGTTCACGACCGTGCTGCGCAGCCAGCTCGAGGCCGACGTCGCTCCGTGGAAGCACGCCAGCATCTCGGGCTTCATCGTCGACCCGGACCGCAAGAAGATGTCGAAGTCGAAGGGCAACGTCGTCACGCCGCTGTCGATCCTCGAGCAGCACGGCGCGGACGCGGTCCGGTACTGGGCGGCCTCGTCGAAGCTCGGCACGGACGCGGCGTTCGACCCGCAGAACCCGAAGCAGATCAAGGTCGGCCGTCGTCTGGCGATCAAGGTGCTCAACGCGGCGAAGTTCGTCTACGGCTTCCCCCTGCCCGAGGGTGCCACGAGCGTCACCGAGGCGCTCGACGTCGACATGCTCGCCGAGCTCGGCGCGGTCGTCGACCAGGCCACCGCGGCCTTCGACGGCTTCGACCACGCCCGTGCCCTCGAGGTCACCGAGCGCTTCTTCTGGACCTTCTGCGACGACTACCTCGAGCTCGTGAAGGAGCGTGCCTACGGCACGGCGTCCGACGCGACGCACGAGACGCAGGCGAGCGCCGTCCTGGCGCTCCGCGCCGCGATCGACGCGCTGCTCCGGCTGCTCGCACCGTTCCTGCCGTTCGCGACGGAAGAGGTGTGGGCCTGGACCCACGAGACCAGCGTGCACCGATCCTCCTGGCCGACGCGGGCCGAGCTGCCCACCCAGGCCGAGCCGACGGGGCTGCTGGGTGCGGTCGGGCAGGCGCTCATCGGGATCCGGGGGGCGAAGACCGCCGCCAAGGCGTCCCAGAAGACGCCCGTGACGCGTGCCGTCATCGCGGCGCCGGCCGAGCAGCGGGCGCTCATCGAGCGCGCGGCGGTCGACCTGGCGGCCGTCGGCCGCATCGAGAACCTGTCGTTCACCGACGGCGACGAGCTCGCCGTCACCGAGATCGAGCTCGCCGAACAGCAGGCGTAG
- a CDS encoding M3 family metallopeptidase, with product MANPFDAPSTLPYALPPFDDVRLEHFRPAFDAGIAEQRAEVEAIATDPAPPTFENTLVALERSGQLLTRVSHVFFTLSSADSTPELHDLEAEVAPLLAAHRDAITLDSRLYARVDAVRSALGDRSDLTDEDRRLVERVHTEMTLAGAGLDDAGKERLTAINQELSTLTTTFERNLLEDTNDLAVHVTEERELDGLDDGAKSAAAGAASDRGLDGWLVTLPLYTGHPWLASLTDRGLRERIMRASLSRGRRGNEHDNRDVLLRIVRLRAERAALLGFPNHAAVVTADETARTPEAVEGLLSSLVPAAAANAEDERAVRSRTVGFEVEAWDWAYATEVLRGEQFAADSSALRPYLEADRVLHDGVFHAAGALYGLTFTERPDLHGYNDEVRVFEVRSEDGAEVGLYLLDLYTRDGKRGGAWMNPVVEQSHLLGTLPVVVNNLNVAKPAPGSPTLLIQDEVETLFHEFGHALHGLIARTTYPRFSGTNVERDFVEFPSQVNEMWVTWPSVLANYAKHHETGEPLPPELVLGLSDSAGFNEGFGTTEYLAAALLDQAWHRLSAEAAAAVRSVEDFERDALAAAGIDVAAVPPRYSSTYFAHTFSGGYDAGYYGYIWSEVLDADTVEWFREHGGLSRSAGERFATMVLGVGGAQDPLEAYRAFRGRDAEVGPLLRRRGLA from the coding sequence ATGGCCAACCCGTTCGACGCACCGAGCACCCTCCCCTACGCCCTCCCGCCGTTCGACGACGTCCGGCTCGAGCACTTCCGTCCGGCGTTCGACGCCGGCATCGCCGAGCAGCGCGCCGAGGTCGAGGCGATCGCCACCGACCCGGCGCCGCCGACGTTCGAGAACACCCTGGTGGCACTCGAGCGCTCCGGCCAGCTGCTGACCCGCGTCAGCCACGTGTTCTTCACGCTGTCGTCCGCCGACTCCACACCGGAGCTGCACGACCTCGAGGCCGAGGTCGCCCCGCTCCTCGCTGCGCACCGGGACGCGATCACGCTCGACTCCCGCCTGTACGCGCGGGTCGACGCGGTGCGGTCCGCACTCGGCGACCGCTCGGACCTGACCGACGAGGACCGTCGCCTGGTCGAACGGGTGCACACGGAGATGACCCTCGCCGGCGCGGGGCTCGACGACGCCGGCAAGGAACGACTGACGGCGATCAACCAGGAGCTGTCCACCCTGACGACGACCTTCGAGCGCAACCTGCTCGAGGACACGAACGACCTCGCGGTGCACGTCACCGAGGAGCGCGAGCTCGACGGGCTCGACGACGGCGCGAAGTCGGCCGCCGCTGGCGCCGCCTCCGACCGCGGGCTGGACGGCTGGCTCGTGACGCTGCCGCTCTACACGGGCCACCCGTGGCTCGCGTCGCTGACCGACCGCGGGCTCCGCGAGCGGATCATGCGCGCCTCGCTCTCCCGCGGCCGCCGCGGCAACGAGCACGACAACCGCGACGTGCTGCTCCGCATCGTCCGGCTCCGCGCCGAGCGTGCCGCGCTGCTCGGGTTCCCGAACCACGCGGCGGTCGTCACGGCGGACGAGACCGCACGGACGCCCGAGGCCGTCGAGGGGCTGCTGTCCTCGCTCGTGCCCGCCGCGGCGGCGAACGCCGAGGACGAGCGCGCCGTCCGCTCCCGCACCGTCGGCTTCGAGGTCGAGGCGTGGGACTGGGCGTACGCCACCGAGGTCCTGCGCGGCGAGCAGTTCGCCGCCGACAGCTCCGCGCTCCGCCCCTACCTGGAGGCCGACCGGGTCCTGCACGACGGGGTGTTCCACGCCGCCGGTGCCCTGTACGGCCTGACCTTCACCGAGCGCCCCGACCTGCACGGCTACAACGACGAGGTCCGCGTCTTCGAGGTGCGCTCCGAGGACGGCGCAGAGGTCGGCCTGTACCTGCTCGACCTCTACACGCGGGACGGCAAGCGCGGCGGCGCGTGGATGAACCCCGTCGTGGAGCAGTCGCACCTGCTCGGCACGCTCCCGGTCGTCGTGAACAACCTCAACGTGGCGAAGCCCGCACCGGGATCGCCGACGCTCCTGATCCAGGACGAGGTCGAGACGCTCTTCCACGAGTTCGGGCACGCGCTGCACGGGCTGATCGCCCGGACGACCTACCCGCGGTTCTCGGGGACGAACGTCGAGCGCGACTTCGTGGAGTTCCCCTCGCAGGTCAACGAGATGTGGGTGACCTGGCCGTCCGTGCTCGCGAACTACGCCAAGCACCACGAGACCGGGGAGCCGCTGCCGCCGGAGCTCGTCCTCGGCCTGAGCGACTCGGCCGGCTTCAACGAGGGCTTCGGCACGACCGAGTACCTCGCCGCGGCACTCCTCGACCAGGCGTGGCACCGACTGTCGGCTGAGGCGGCCGCCGCGGTCCGGTCCGTCGAGGACTTCGAGCGGGACGCCCTCGCGGCCGCCGGGATCGACGTCGCCGCCGTCCCGCCGCGGTACTCGTCGACGTACTTCGCGCACACGTTCTCGGGCGGGTACGACGCCGGGTACTACGGGTACATCTGGTCCGAGGTGCTCGACGCCGACACCGTGGAGTGGTTCCGCGAGCACGGCGGGCTCTCCCGGTCGGCCGGGGAGCGCTTCGCGACGATGGTGCTCGGGGTCGGCGGGGCGCAGGACCCGCTCGAGGCCTACCGCGCGTTCCGGGGCCGCGACGCCGAGGTCGGGCCGCTGCTGCGCCGCCGCGGGCTGGCGTAG
- a CDS encoding TetR/AcrR family transcriptional regulator has translation MPTTVDPDTRDRIVDVADELFYARGIQSVGMDEIRTGAGVSLKKLYAAFPGKDQLVVAVLSGRHDLWERGVRGAVDAATTPRDKLLAVYDFLEDWFGDASFRGCGFINAFGEVGATSPEVAEIARAHKASFQRYVADLAATVVADRDAAETLAAQLALLAEGAQTTAAISGETTPAAHARSAAAVLVDVATDAGRVAADGRRVAAPPRSSRPAVDRTDGP, from the coding sequence ATGCCCACCACCGTCGACCCGGACACCCGGGACCGCATCGTCGACGTCGCCGACGAGCTCTTCTACGCCCGCGGGATCCAGTCGGTCGGGATGGACGAGATCCGCACCGGTGCCGGCGTCTCGCTGAAGAAGCTCTACGCGGCCTTCCCCGGCAAGGACCAGCTCGTCGTGGCGGTGCTCAGCGGTCGGCACGACCTCTGGGAGCGGGGCGTCCGCGGGGCCGTCGACGCCGCGACCACCCCGCGCGACAAGCTCCTCGCCGTCTACGACTTCCTCGAGGACTGGTTCGGCGACGCGTCCTTCCGCGGCTGCGGCTTCATCAACGCCTTCGGCGAAGTCGGTGCGACCTCCCCCGAGGTCGCCGAGATCGCCCGCGCGCACAAGGCGTCCTTCCAACGGTACGTCGCGGACCTCGCGGCGACCGTGGTCGCCGACCGGGACGCCGCCGAGACCCTCGCCGCGCAGCTCGCGCTCCTCGCCGAGGGCGCGCAGACGACCGCGGCGATCTCCGGCGAGACGACGCCGGCGGCACACGCGCGGAGCGCGGCCGCCGTGCTGGTCGACGTGGCGACGGACGCCGGGCGCGTGGCGGCGGACGGGAGGCGCGTGGCGGCGCCGCCACGATCCTCCCGTCCGGCTGTGGACCGGACCGACGGTCCGTAG